Proteins encoded within one genomic window of Erinaceus europaeus chromosome 13, mEriEur2.1, whole genome shotgun sequence:
- the TMEM50A gene encoding transmembrane protein 50A isoform X2 — protein MSGFLEGMRCSECIDWGEKRNTIASIAAGVLFFTGWWIIIDAAVIYPTMEEFNHSYHACGVIATIAFLMINAVSNGQVRGDSYSEGCLGQTEKAIVYPGIAVFFQNAFIFFGGLVFKFGRTEDLWQ, from the exons ATGTCCGGATTTCTGGAAGGCATGAGGTGCTCAGAGTGCATTGATTGGGGTGAAAAGCGCAATACAATTGCTTCAATTGCAGCTGGTGTTCTA ttttttacaGGCTGGTGGATTATCATAGATGCAGCTGTCATTTACCCCACTATGGAAGAGTTCAACCACTCATATCATGCTTGTGGTGTTATAGCAACCATAGCCTTCCTAAT GATTAATGCAGTGTCAAATGGACAAGTTCGAGGTGATAGTTACAGTGAAGGTTGCCTGGGCCAAACAG AAAAAGCCATAGTCTACCCTGGAATTGCTGTTTTTTTCCAAAATGCCTTCATCTTTTTTGG AGGACTGGTTTTCAAGTTCGGCCGCACTGAAGACTTATGGCAGTGa
- the TMEM50A gene encoding transmembrane protein 50A isoform X1: protein MSGFLEGMRCSECIDWGEKRNTIASIAAGVLFFTGWWIIIDAAVIYPTMEEFNHSYHACGVIATIAFLMINAVSNGQVRGDSYSEGCLGQTGARIWLFIGFMLAFGSLIASMWILFGGYVAKEKAIVYPGIAVFFQNAFIFFGGLVFKFGRTEDLWQ, encoded by the exons ATGTCCGGATTTCTGGAAGGCATGAGGTGCTCAGAGTGCATTGATTGGGGTGAAAAGCGCAATACAATTGCTTCAATTGCAGCTGGTGTTCTA ttttttacaGGCTGGTGGATTATCATAGATGCAGCTGTCATTTACCCCACTATGGAAGAGTTCAACCACTCATATCATGCTTGTGGTGTTATAGCAACCATAGCCTTCCTAAT GATTAATGCAGTGTCAAATGGACAAGTTCGAGGTGATAGTTACAGTGAAGGTTGCCTGGGCCAAACAG GTGCTCGCATTTGGCTGTTCATTGGTTTTATGTTGGCCTTTGGATCTCTGATTGCATCTATGTGGATTCTCTTTGGAGGATATGTTGCAAAAG AAAAAGCCATAGTCTACCCTGGAATTGCTGTTTTTTTCCAAAATGCCTTCATCTTTTTTGG AGGACTGGTTTTCAAGTTCGGCCGCACTGAAGACTTATGGCAGTGa